DNA sequence from the Scylla paramamosain isolate STU-SP2022 chromosome 4, ASM3559412v1, whole genome shotgun sequence genome:
CATAAGGAACAACATATGGTTTTCATAGATCTAGAGAAGCCATATGACAGAATACCGAGGCAGGAGCTGTGGAGATgcccgagagagagaagacCCAAGATTAGATGGAAAGATTGCATACAAGATGACACGAGAGAGAAGGGACTAGATACCAGAGGAAATTGGAGGCGGCTCATCAAAAACAGCGACCCCGTATAAAGATGGGCTCATAAGCTGACGACGAAGATTAGGGAGACCGgacaaaggcaagaaaaaataaagggagggaaaaaaacataaaataaattgtaataaaattaaataaagccTGCTCCTGATGCCATCCCCAAAAATAGGCGGGTGGAGGATCGAGAAAGAGATCAATGTGTTTTCTGAATCAGACATGTATAACCCTTATTATGTGGACGTCCTCAAGGGGAAATATATATATcggtagataaacagacatgcagatagatagatagatagatagatagagagacaggtaggtagatagtCAACTTGTTGTAAATCACATACTGGTTACCCTCAAACTGCATCCGGTTTTCTGACCGTCACTTTTTAAGCAATGTATTTAATCCTTTAAGTGAATTCTTTTTCATGGAAACACTTAtcatgagctctctctctctctctctctctctctctctctctctccaggatgGAAAGACGTTTCACGAATGCTTTCTGGCAACCACTCCACTGTTCCACGCTTGTTGAACCACGTAGTGCAAACAGTCCACGAAGCAATAACCTGATTGTACCTCgtcttgggagagagagagagagagagagagagagagagagagaggggggggggctaGTCTATAGTTTTATCAGCGTGGTCACTGGAACAACGGTAGTGGGGAGACTGGTCAGTGGAGGGTAAGTGTAGTCAAGGATTTCTTCCGTGtatgttatgtttgtttatttctcctaCGTACTCTTGTAGGTTCAGATTCTAGAAcgctttattgttgttgttgttgttgttgttgttgttgttgttgttgtttcttgttcttttttcttccttattttttgctttcctttttcttggtgtttcttgcttacctctttctttcgttctacttcctcttcttctttttcaccaccaccactaccactactactactactactactactactattaccactgccGCCACAagcaccatcaccgccatcatctTACGTCAAGAGGAAGCTTTAAGCGACTGAGGTGACAGTCGGCATcttactactaaaaaaaaaaaaaagataataaacaaacactaaTTTTTCACAGGCGGGTATACGTGGACAAAAATTTTACATGTGAGGGAGCATCTAATTGTAGGAACGGCCCATGCAGGAGCCGAATGGTGCCCTAGGTTATGTTAAAGTTATGTATGCTTATGGAGATTTTAgcgggagggggggaagggaatgTTTTAGTTGGTGCTCAGGAGTCTGCCTCACCACGCACCCTGTCGGTCACTGTCGTCCCTCCCTCCGACCTTCGCTGTGCCATTGTTCTGGGAAGGAAGCGCATGAACATATTGGTGTGGGGATATTCCAGACAGGAAGCGATGgggtcagacagagagagagagagagagagagagagagagagagagagagagagagagagagagagagagagagagagagagagagagagagagagagagagacaattttCGTTGTTTGCAGGAAAATTTAAAACATTCGCTACATTTTCATTCGGGCCATGTTTGAGTAAGACAGCGAGCCGCGGTGCAGTGGTTATCGCGTTTGGCTCGTTAAACACAGAATGGACACGAGATTTAAGATAAGAGTTGGGCTTAGTAACCCAGCATTCCCGCCAAGACGCCTCAAACCAGTGCGGCGTGATGTACGACTGATCTCTTATGTAGGTTGATAATGATGTGTAGCATCGAAGGGTGCCCAATGCCGCTTACGAGTAAAGCAAGATAAGTGAATGTCTTTTATAAACTCCTCATATCCTTTTTGAATTCTGCAGTAAATCTATAATTCGACGggtaaataagcaaataaattgatcattgtcatcatcattgtcataatcctcatcatcttcatcctcctcatcaaAACATATCCTACGCTGTATTTTTAAAGCAAATCTTttatccagccagccagtcactcagtcagttagccattcactcaggcagtcagtcagtcagtcagtcggtcagttacCCGTactcagttagttagtcagtcagtcagtcagtcagtcagttcgcCGTAcgctcagtcagtcattcagtcagttggTCATACGTTTAGGCAATCAGTGagtcaggcagtcagttagccatatgttcagtcagtcagttacccATAcgttctgtcagtcagtcagtcagtcagtcagtcacccataTGCTCAGCCAGccggtcagtcagttagtcagtcagtcagttagccatacTCTCAACCAGTGAGTTTGTCAGTCAAGTCAGCTAGCCATacgctcagtcagtcagtctgttaatTAGACATACgctgtcagtcaatcagtcagtcagtcagtcagtcagtgagtcagttagccatacactcagtcagtcagtcggtcaatcAGTCCATCAATTAGCTGCCGTGGCATCACAAAGGGTCTGGTCTGGCTTGCCTCGCCAACCGGCCCTGCAGCGCTGACCTCTGATGGCCGCCGCGCAACGAGACCCATTAACAGACACTGGACTTCCCGCTGCTGACGTCATACATGGCCGGGCCTCGCTTGTCCCCTCCTTCTCGGAACGCCCCCCAAAGTTACCATCCTTCAAACATTGCCGACTCACCCTTGTTGCCTAAATAAATATCCAAAGCAATCGGTCAGTCGGATGGTAAATTATGCAGCATTTCCAGGAGGATATTTAaggagtgtggtgtgtggcCCTGGGCAGTCAGGGTGCATCCTCAGCCCTGTACGGTAGTCGACACACGCCTCACCTTGCACGCCGCTGTCCTCCTACTCTGGTCCGCTTCTCACGTTGTAAGTGTCTTGATCAGATAGTTTTGCTTGTAGATGTCATGTTGTGAATGCTACAGCTCTCCATGGGTCCTGTAGATGTGTGATGCTGTTCATGACAACGTGATGATATAGTGGGTTTAGTGCAGTCATTATATGAGAAAGTGTTCACGGAGTTGGTTGTTTTCAGGCGTGGAGCAGCCATGCACAggtgtgctgtgctgctgctgctgctggcggcgATGGCGGTGCTGGCTGAGGCGCAATTTGAACGTGGCTCAGACATCCGTCGCCAGCAAAATCGAGGCGACCACGACAACGCTGACCACGACAACGCGGACCACGACCATACTGGCCACGACCACGCAGCTTCCTCCCGCGTAAGAAGGCACGACGATCACGATGGCCATGACCATGCTGGCCACGACCATACTGGCCACGACCACGCAGCTTCCTCCCGCGTAAGAAGGCACGACGATCACGATGGCCATGACCATGCTGGCCACGATCATACTGGCCACGACCACGCAGCTTCCTCCCGCGTAAGAAGACACGACGATCACGATGGCCATGACCATGCTGGCCACGACCATACTGGCCATGACCACGCAGCTTCCTCCCGCGTAAGAAGACACGACGATCACGATGGCCATGACCATGCTGGCCACGACCATACTGGCCACGACCACGCAGCTTCCTCCCGCGTAAGAAGACACGACGATCACGATGGCCATGACCATGCTGGCCACGACCATACTGGCCACGACCACGCAGCTTCCTCCCGCGTAAGAAGACACGACGATCACGATGGCCACGACCATGCTGGCCACGACCATACTGGCCATGACCACGCAACTTCCTCCCGTGTAAGAAGACAGGGCATTCATGGCAATCACAACCACGGTCACAAccatggcggcggcggctcaCTCACCAACAAGCCAGGCGTCGGTGGCGGCAACCCAGGCGGGAACTTCGGCGGCGGGTCTCTCACCAACAAGCCAGGCGTCGGCGGTAACTTCGGCGGCAACCCAGGCGGGAACTTCGGCGGTGGGTCTCTCACCAACAAGCCAGGCGTCGGTGGCGGCAACACAGGCGGGAACTTTGGCGGCGGGTCTCTCACCAACAAGCCAGGCGTCGGCGGTAACTTCGGCGGCAACCCAGGCGGGAACTTCGGCGGTGGGTCTCTCACCAACAAGCCAGGCGTCGGGTTCGGGCAGATCCATCGGCGGGCGGCCAGAGGAGCGGCAGCGGTGGCCGAGGAGGAAGCCAGCCTGTCGCGAGCCACCAGGGAGGCGCATCGGAAACCGTGCCACCTGTGTAAccttggcggcggcggcggaagcGGCAGCGGTTCCTGGAGCGGCTCCTTCAGCGTCAGTGGTTCCAAAGGATCCGGATCTGGCTCCGTTAGCGGCTCACTTGGTGGCTCTAAGGGGTCCGGGTCTGGCTCCATTAGCGGCTCATTTGGCGGCTCTAAGGGATCAGGAGGATCAGGATCCGTCAGCGGCTCCTTCAGTGGCTCTAAGGGATCAGGCTCAGGCTCAGCGAGTGGATCGTTCAGTGGCTCTGGCTCTGGCTCAGGATCCATCAGTGGCTCGtttggaggtggtggcggcagtggtggtggctgcggtggtggtggtggttgtggtggtggtggtcatggtggtggtggtggtggaggtcacggtggtggtggtggtcacggtggtggtggagggctaggtggtggtggaggtggaggtcacggtggtggtggaggtggaggtcacggtggtggtggtggatcaggtggaggttttggtggtggtggtggtggaagtcacggcggtggtggtggatcaggtggaggttttggtggtggtggtggtggaagtcacggcggtggtggtggatcaggtggaggttttggtggtggtggaggtggaggtcacggtggtggtggtggtcacggtggtggtggagggttaggtggaggtggtggtggagggtcaggtggaggtggtggtgcaggtcacggtggtggtggtggatctgGTGGTGGATCAGGTGgaggttttggtggtggtggtggtggtggtcacagtGGTGGTGGATCGGGAGGTGGAGGCTTTGGTGGAGGTGGATCATCAGGTGGTGGATCTGGAGGAGgattcggtggtggtggtggatcagGTGGCGGTGGATCAGGCGGTGGAGGCTTCGGAGGTGGATCAGGAGCAGGTGGAGGCTTTGGAGGTGGatcaggaggaggtggaggcttcGGAGGTGGATCAGGAGCAGGTGGAGGCTTCGGAGGTGGatcaggaggaggtggaggctttGGAGGTGGAtcaggaggaggcggaggcttTGGAGGTGGAtcaggaggaggcggaggcttCGGAGGTGGatcaggaggaggtggaggcttcGGAGGTGGatcaggaggaggtggaggcttcGGAGGTGGAtcaggaggaggcggaggcttCGGAGGTGGAtcaggaggaggcggaggctttggcggcggaggtggaggaggcggcggcttTAGCGGAGGCGGAGGAAGCGGAGGTCGGGGATGCCTGACCAACAAACCCGGGGTGCTGTGCCCTGGGGGAGGAGTGCAGGTCGGGGGCAGCGGGGGAGGCTACGGCGGGGGTGACGGAGGCGCGTGGGCTACCGGGGGCGCCTACACCTCTGACGGTAGCGGTGTGAGGGGCCTGCGAGTGAATGTGAGGAGCGGCGATGCTTAACCTCATTTCCCTGCAGAAGAACGAGAATTGCAGTGGTGTTGCTGAGCTGTGTCCTTGTGTGTTAGTTGAATAATTCAATAAAATTCTGTCCAGCGTATTTTCTCTAGTTAAAGTGTTTGCTCTCTACGTAATGTTCTCACTGTTGCAGAGTTGCCCTGTCACTTGTGTTCAATAAAGAAAAGTATTCATGTGAGGTCCTTTTCTGTTCACCTGATCCATTGTATGTGTAATGTCTCGTGATACTCCGAGCGTTGCTCAAGACTCGTGTGGGGCCATCTGCTgttacttatcattattattattattattattgttactattatcattatgttattgttgttgttgttgttcttgtggtggtggtggtggttgttgtcgCTATCGtcgttgtgtttgtttttgttgtagttatagttaatgttattgttgttgtttttgttcctgttgtcgttgttactattgttgttgttgttgttgttgctgatgcagctggtgctgctgctgctcctcttcctctttcttcttcatcaccatcatccttcTGTTACTGTACTATCATTTGCCGCCTGATCAGCGCCAGAGAGGCTGGAAAGTGGCAACACAAAATCAGATTATTCACATGCAGTGAAATGCTTCTCGCTGACTGTACTGCATAGTGATTGATGCTTATTGCTTTTCTGTCAGCAACATGACAAGTACAATACGGATAATAAGTCAATATTCATGATATTGACGTTGTGCTCAATATGTTAATGGTTTACTTAAGGGGATGTCACACAGTGCCGACTTAACGTCCTCACGCGACGATCTAAGGATTTGGTGTGAATCGGTTGCTATTTGCCCAGAAAAATAAGAGACTGATGTGGCAGTAACAGTGCCACCTCCCCATTCCCCGCAAGAATGGTTATTGTGGTGTTCTAGGCAAACGGAGAATAGTCATGACGATGCAAAATGCAAGGTCTTCAGGCGCACACGTAAGCCACTTACAGTGTGACCATTGTTCCCTGTGTGACCTGCTTGCCTCCCACCACTAAGATATACTAGTTTGACATTAATTTGCGGCGAGCGATGAGGTCACTTGACATGACGAGGATAGTGAATGAAGGATACAATAATGGAATAAATTAAGTAAATTTAAATATCttgatgttttatatatatatatatatatatatatatatatatatatatatatatatatatatatatatatatatatatatatatatatatatatatatatatatgtatatatttaatatGGACGGAGGGAGACGCTTTGGGTGGGTCTCAGTACAGCTCACTCAGCACTACTTAGCTCGGCCCGCACTACCTCCCCACAATGGCAACAAATAACgcctaattttgttttttacaaCAAAGTGCTTTCTGTTTAATTCCTTTCGTATGCTTTGTATAGTAAGTAAGGGAAAAATGAACTTCCTCTCCGTAgaaagggatatatatatatatatatatatatatatatatatatatatatatatatatatatatatatatatatatatatatatatatatagagagagagagagagagagagagagagagagagagagagagagagagagagagatacgaagaTATCTCCGTGGGTAACCAAGTGAATGAGACAAATAGGAGATATATTCATGTGATATTATTTCAAATTTTAAACAATAGTGATCATGTTGATATGATGATAagccctgaaaaaaaatatatcctgATAAAGTACTGGACTAAGAAATGTTCCCTACAATTTTGTTGAGCAGCCTGTTTACGGTAAAAAGAAAGTCATTGGTTG
Encoded proteins:
- the LOC135099171 gene encoding uncharacterized PE-PGRS family protein PE_PGRS54-like; amino-acid sequence: MHRCAVLLLLLAAMAVLAEAQFERGSDIRRQQNRGDHDNADHDNADHDHTGHDHAASSRVRRHDDHDGHDHAGHDHTGHDHAASSRVRRHDDHDGHDHAGHDHTGHDHAASSRVRRHDDHDGHDHAGHDHTGHDHAASSRVRRHDDHDGHDHAGHDHTGHDHAASSRVRRHDDHDGHDHAGHDHTGHDHAASSRVRRHDDHDGHDHAGHDHTGHDHATSSRVRRQGIHGNHNHGHNHGGGGSLTNKPGVGGGNPGGNFGGGSLTNKPGVGGNFGGNPGGNFGGGSLTNKPGVGGGNTGGNFGGGSLTNKPGVGGNFGGNPGGNFGGGSLTNKPGVGFGQIHRRAARGAAAVAEEEASLSRATREAHRKPCHLCNLGGGGGSGSGSWSGSFSVSGSKGSGSGSVSGSLGGSKGSGSGSISGSFGGSKGSGGSGSVSGSFSGSKGSGSGSASGSFSGSGSGSGSISGSFGGGGGSGGGCGGGGGCGGGGHGGGGGGGHGGGGGHGGGGGLGGGGGGGHGGGGGGGHGGGGGSGGGFGGGGGGSHGGGGGSGGGFGGGGGGSHGGGGGSGGGFGGGGGGGHGGGGGHGGGGGLGGGGGGGSGGGGGAGHGGGGGSGGGSGGGFGGGGGGGHSGGGSGGGGFGGGGSSGGGSGGGFGGGGGSGGGGSGGGGFGGGSGAGGGFGGGSGGGGGFGGGSGAGGGFGGGSGGGGGFGGGSGGGGGFGGGSGGGGGFGGGSGGGGGFGGGSGGGGGFGGGSGGGGGFGGGSGGGGGFGGGGGGGGGFSGGGGSGGRGCLTNKPGVLCPGGGVQVGGSGGGYGGGDGGAWATGGAYTSDGSGVRGLRVNVRSGDA